Part of the Perognathus longimembris pacificus isolate PPM17 chromosome 1, ASM2315922v1, whole genome shotgun sequence genome, cccgcgcgcgccccgccgcgccccccgccctccgcccgcccaGACGCAGTGTCCCCCGGGCGCCCCGGCGCGAGTGACTTTGAAAGCTGCCAACGCCTCGGACGGCGGGGCCCCGGCGGCCCCCGTGGCCTGCCAGGGTAACACCCCCTGCAGGGTGGAGGTGACCATCAGCAGGGACACCCCCGGCGGCCCGGTGCTCCAGAGCAGGGAGGCGGCCATCGACCTCAATGCCACCGTGAAGTTCCACTGCTGGTACTACCAGCCCATCAGCCAGCAGTGGCAGCTCTTCTCCGTGCCCTCCGTCAACGACGTGCCCGACTGGAGCCAACCTCTCTACAACCCCTACCTGGAGGAGGGTACGACTCAAAGCACCAAGGTCCACATCCCGGGGTCCTACCTCCCTTGGGGGGTGTACGTGTTTAAACTCACCGTGGAGGTCCTCACCGAGAAGGATTTCAAGATGATCACGGTGACGGGCTCGGACTTCATCTACATCTGGCTCATTCGAAGAGACCTGAAAGCCGTTCTTCTGGGAGATGCCGACCTCACCGTTAATTTCTCGGATGAGGTGATCCTGAACGGGACCATGTCCTCCGACCCCGATTCCACAGGACCTATTGAGGGACACCATTTCGTATGGTATTGTACCACCCACGTAGGAAACTATGCCGGGGGCCAAACAGCGGTGAAGGGAAAGGGCATCTGTCACCCAGAGCAGGCCAGTCTGAAGTGGCCCTGGGCTTCGGGGGCTGTGCTAACCCTTTCTCCAGAAACACTTAAAGGGGACGCCGTGTATTATTTCAGAATGGTAATACAGAAGGGTGACAGAACAGCATTTGCAGATAAAACAGTTCATGTGCTGCGCGGTCCTCGCCCCGCGGCCCACATTTCCTGCCTTGAGAACTGTGACAACATTTTAGTTGTCTCCGACAGATTTTCTCTGTTTGTAAATTGCCTGGCTTGCTGGCGCTTGGATGCCTATAAGTGGTCGATTCTGTCCTCTTCAATGGATGAGGTACCGTTTGACTGGACGGGGCAAACTGCGACTGGGAGGAATAATGCTTATTTGTCTATAAAAACGTTTGCCTTTGAGAATTTTCCGGAAGCTACATTTTGGGTGTCTCTCCACCTAGACAGTTGGAGTGGTGCCACCTTGGATTTAAAGCATTCTTTCGCCATCCACCATGGCCCTCAATTAGCAGAATGCAAAATCGACCCCACTAGAGGGCTTGCAATGGTTACCAAATTCGTGGTACAGTGCAGTGACGTTAAGACAAAACATTTGCCTCTTACCTATAAAATAATAGTTTCTGATTTGGATGGAGTTGGTGAAATTACTTCAGTAAGAGAGAACACCCTGGGCGCCATTCTGTACTTGGGGCTAGAGACCATcacccccccttcctttctccctgtggGCATGTTGGCCAACAATTTCACCATAAAGTTATACGCTCAGGTGTATGACAGTCTCCACACTTTTTCTCAGGTGACTTTGTATGCCACTGTCCGGGCTCCTTCTGACAAATCCTCTCCAAAGGCGGTGTTGAATCAGTTACTCAATGTCACCAGGGGGCCCACTTCCTTGCTGTCTTCCTTACTCCAGAAGCAGAACTGGTTGCCTGCTGGTTATCTCATGTATACAGCAGCTTCTGTTTTGAATAACATGAGAAGGGAACCAGCTCTGAAAGGACACAAAGCCGACCTCCAGGCTCTCCTCATCAATCAATCCTTTGGGCTGCCCATGAGCACGTTGGATGAGATCAACCAGGTGGTGGTGGTTCTCTCCAAGCTAACGCAGCGAGCTTCTGAATTCACTCGCGTGGCTCAGGACCGAGCCCTGGAGAGGCTAGGGCAGGCAAGTCAAGCCTTGCAAGAATATCAACGGAAAGCCGGGCGCTCTCACTCGGAGCAGGTAGAAATACTGAGCACGGGCGTGGTGGCGAGTCTGGCAAATATCCTTCAGCAGATGAAGCACCTGAAGGGGGCCGAAGATCCTTTCAGTATACTGGAATCTCTATCGGACCTCATATTGGCCTCAAAATTACCAGGGGACGAGATCACGGTGCTGAAGACCTCCAGCTTTAACCTGTATCTGGCAAAGGTAGAAAAGCAGGACGTGTCCCAAGCATTCCTAAACAAGAAACACTGTCCGCACTGTCTCCACGCAACCCTGAATGTGAGCCGGCTCCCGGGTCTGCCCCCCAAGGCTCCCATCTCCATGATGTTCTTCGAATTTGCAGACGATCCCTTTCCTTGGCTAGGCTACCCCGGAGACATCTCCACGGAGGTGGCTGGGTTTCGAATGACGGGAAACATGGAGAATGGCAGTGTGCTGGAGATCACGCCCGACGTGGTGGAAGTGTTCCTCCTCAGGAAAAACCTGAACTCCGCCATGTTCAATCTCACCGTGGGACCCAGCAGTGAGGCCCACGAGTCCACCAAGACGACCACAGGGGCCTTGAGCTTCTCTATAgacagcagggaggagggggaggtgctGGTCCACATCGTGACCCCGGTGACCCTCCTGTTCCAGGTGCTGGTGTACGCGGGCAGCCAGATCGCCCCCGCCCATCTGGTGGCCACCTTCCTCGTACCTCATGACACGCCAGCCGTCGCCCAGCAGAACGACCTGTTTGACCCAACCTGTGCCGTGAAGGAGGCCCGTGTGATTTGCCTGCCGTCGTCCCTGTTGCAAATGCTAGCTCAGCACAACCACTCGCCCAATTACACCCTATCTCTGGTGCTGAAGGCGCCTCGCTTTGTCCTGGAACCCAACGACAAGCTCGTGAGGCTGTCCATCTTCACCGCGCGCTGCCTGGACATGCAGGGCGtccaggggtggagggagggggcctGCGTGATTGGGGCGAAGACCGCCTGGGACCAGGTGCACTGTGTCTGCCGGAGcctgaggaggggcaggaggcagcTGGGCTCGCTCTACCGTCACCTGCACACCTACTATGTGACCGCCAGCGTCTTTGTGCCCCCGAACCCCGTGGATCTGCGGCTCGCCGTCATCAGGAATGTCAAACAAAACCCCGTGACACTCTTGGTGGTGCTCTTCATTATGCTGGTCTACATAGTTCTAGCTTTCTGGGCCTTGCACAGGGACGCCATGGACCAGTTTCTCAGGGATCACGTGATCATCTTGCCTGATAATGACCCCTACGATAATATCTGCTACCTGGTCACTGTCTTTACAGGAAGTCGTTGTGGGTCAGGGACCAGGGCGGATGTCTTTGTCCAACTGAAGGGCACGGAGAGTACCAGCGACGTGCACTGTTTGAGCCACCCATACTTTGCAACTCTGTACGCGGGAAGCATCAACACCTTCCTCCTGACGACGAAGCGGGACCTGGGCGACATCCGCTCCATCCGCGTGTGGCACAACAACGAGGGCACAGCACCCAGCTGGTACCTGAGTCGCATCAAGGTGGAGAACATGTTCAGCAGGCACATCTGGCTGTTCATGTGCCGTGTGTGGCTGTCCGTGGACACCACGCTGGACCAAACATTCCACGTGATGCGGCCCGACGAGCCTCTGCGGCGCCCGGACTTCTTCCTGATCGACGTGACCAGGAAGCTCGGGAGAAACCACATGTGGTTCTCGGTGTTCGCCAGCATCGTGGCTAAGCCCTTCAACAGGCTCCAAAGACTGTCCTGCTGCTTAGCGATGCTGCTGAGCTCTCTCCTCTGTAACATTATGTTCTTTAATCTGAACAAACAAGAGCAGACCGAGGCGCCGGACGGGTGGTACATCAGATCGATGATGATAGGGATCGAAAGCGTCCTGATCACCATCCCCGTGCAGGTGCTCATTACTTTCTTCTTCACTTACTCTCAGAGGACTCCTCAAGTGAGCCTGGAGGTGGTGGCGCCCCAGAAGCAGCCTTTCCTCGCCATGCGAGAAGGGGAACACTGGAGAGATCACTTGGACAAGTGGCACAGGCACGAGACGACCAAGACACCAGCCTCTCCGGGGACGCCTTCAAAGAGCTCTCTCGACGAGGCCTTGCCGACAAAGCCCTGGAGGGGCAAAGGCGAGGCCCAGGACTCGCTGGATGACAGCAACAGCTTTGAAGAAGACGAACGAGGTGTTCTTTCAAGAAAGCATTCTCTCCCAGAGGATATGAAGTTTGAGAAGAAGCCCCGGATTGTCCTGCCGTGGTGGTGTGTGTATATCGCGTGGTTCCTGGTGTTCCTCACGTCTGGCGTATCTTCATTCTTCATCGTCTTCTATGGCCTGACTTATGGGTATAACAAGTCGGTGGAGTGGCTCTTTGCATCGGTCTGTTCGTTCTGTCAGTCGGTTCTCCTGGTGCAGCCCGTGAAGATTCTCTTGATGTCAGGTTTCAGGACCAACCGGCTCAAGTATTCCAAGAACCTTTCATGGTCGGGCAAGTACCGCTATACGGAGATCCTACTGCAACAGGTGAATCTGAGCCCAGAAGAGATGGAGCAGCTACACCAGCGCATCGTGCACCTCCGAGGCTCGCGCATGTACCAGCCCCTCACGGAGGACGAGATCAGGATCTACCAACGCAAGAAGAGGATCAGAAGGAGAGCGCTCCTGTTTCTGAGCTATGTCCTCACTCACTTTATCTTCCTGATTCTGCTCTTGCTCCTCATCCTCTTGCTGCACCATACAGACAGCTACTACTATAACCAGTTCATCCGCACCCACTTCTCGGTGGGCCTCACGGGCGTGACGAAGCTGGACGACATCTACAGATGGCTCCGCAGCGTGCTCTTGCCTTTGCTACACAACGAGCAGAAGCCCACCTTTCTCCTTGACAGCTCCTCGAAGATCCTCGGACTTCCACTCATGAGGCAAGTGAGAGCAAAGCCTAACTACAAAAGGTGCCCACCTGCTCAAATCCTGGTACAAGACGGCATCCCTGGGGAAATCCATTGTCATGCTGAGTATGGCGTGGACTCAGAAGACACGAAAAGCTATTCTATCTATTGGAAAGGCGACGGTATCCTGCCCACTGATAAGAACACCAATGGATTTACTTATAAGCCTCCAGGCAAGAAATGGGCATATTATTCCTATGGGGTGTTCAACACCTACGGTTCTGGAGGATATGTGTTCTATTTCtttccagaaaagcagaagtttaATTCCACTGTAAGGCTCAAGGAACTCGAAGAAAGGAACTGGCTGGACAGAAGGACGTGGGCTGTCATGGTGGACCTCTCCACTTTGAATACAGATGCTGGCCTGCTCTGTAGTATCTCCGTGGTGTTTGAGATGTCTCAGTTAGGGGTGGTCAACTCCAGCCTGTCCGTGTACTCCTTCTCACTCGCTGATTTCAACATAGAAACGTCGGCAGAAATCTACCTGTacatggccattctcattttctttttagcctACCTTGTCGACGAGGGCTACGTCATTACGCAAGAAAGAGCCGCCTACGTAAGAAGCGTGTACAATCTACTCAACTTTGCTCTGAAATGCATCTTCACCGTGCTCATTGCGCTGTTCCTCTGGAA contains:
- the Pkdrej gene encoding polycystic kidney disease and receptor for egg jelly-related protein — protein: MRPGPALLLLGLGLGLAGQPPPRPSGVPGRPRGLRPCGGLPRRCPPPCPECGDPPHDDDDDDLHHHHHRAANASDGGAPAAPVACQGNTPCRVEVTISRDTPGGPVLQSREAAIDLNATVKFHCWYYQPISQQWQLFSVPSVNDVPDWSQPLYNPYLEEGTTQSTKVHIPGSYLPWGVYVFKLTVEVLTEKDFKMITVTGSDFIYIWLIRRDLKAVLLGDADLTVNFSDEVILNGTMSSDPDSTGPIEGHHFVWYCTTHVGNYAGGQTAVKGKGICHPEQASLKWPWASGAVLTLSPETLKGDAVYYFRMVIQKGDRTAFADKTVHVLRGPRPAAHISCLENCDNILVVSDRFSLFVNCLACWRLDAYKWSILSSSMDEVPFDWTGQTATGRNNAYLSIKTFAFENFPEATFWVSLHLDSWSGATLDLKHSFAIHHGPQLAECKIDPTRGLAMVTKFVVQCSDVKTKHLPLTYKIIVSDLDGVGEITSVRENTLGAILYLGLETITPPSFLPVGMLANNFTIKLYAQVYDSLHTFSQVTLYATVRAPSDKSSPKAVLNQLLNVTRGPTSLLSSLLQKQNWLPAGYLMYTAASVLNNMRREPALKGHKADLQALLINQSFGLPMSTLDEINQVVVVLSKLTQRASEFTRVAQDRALERLGQASQALQEYQRKAGRSHSEQVEILSTGVVASLANILQQMKHLKGAEDPFSILESLSDLILASKLPGDEITVLKTSSFNLYLAKVEKQDVSQAFLNKKHCPHCLHATLNVSRLPGLPPKAPISMMFFEFADDPFPWLGYPGDISTEVAGFRMTGNMENGSVLEITPDVVEVFLLRKNLNSAMFNLTVGPSSEAHESTKTTTGALSFSIDSREEGEVLVHIVTPVTLLFQVLVYAGSQIAPAHLVATFLVPHDTPAVAQQNDLFDPTCAVKEARVICLPSSLLQMLAQHNHSPNYTLSLVLKAPRFVLEPNDKLVRLSIFTARCLDMQGVQGWREGACVIGAKTAWDQVHCVCRSLRRGRRQLGSLYRHLHTYYVTASVFVPPNPVDLRLAVIRNVKQNPVTLLVVLFIMLVYIVLAFWALHRDAMDQFLRDHVIILPDNDPYDNICYLVTVFTGSRCGSGTRADVFVQLKGTESTSDVHCLSHPYFATLYAGSINTFLLTTKRDLGDIRSIRVWHNNEGTAPSWYLSRIKVENMFSRHIWLFMCRVWLSVDTTLDQTFHVMRPDEPLRRPDFFLIDVTRKLGRNHMWFSVFASIVAKPFNRLQRLSCCLAMLLSSLLCNIMFFNLNKQEQTEAPDGWYIRSMMIGIESVLITIPVQVLITFFFTYSQRTPQVSLEVVAPQKQPFLAMREGEHWRDHLDKWHRHETTKTPASPGTPSKSSLDEALPTKPWRGKGEAQDSLDDSNSFEEDERGVLSRKHSLPEDMKFEKKPRIVLPWWCVYIAWFLVFLTSGVSSFFIVFYGLTYGYNKSVEWLFASVCSFCQSVLLVQPVKILLMSGFRTNRLKYSKNLSWSGKYRYTEILLQQVNLSPEEMEQLHQRIVHLRGSRMYQPLTEDEIRIYQRKKRIRRRALLFLSYVLTHFIFLILLLLLILLLHHTDSYYYNQFIRTHFSVGLTGVTKLDDIYRWLRSVLLPLLHNEQKPTFLLDSSSKILGLPLMRQVRAKPNYKRCPPAQILVQDGIPGEIHCHAEYGVDSEDTKSYSIYWKGDGILPTDKNTNGFTYKPPGKKWAYYSYGVFNTYGSGGYVFYFFPEKQKFNSTVRLKELEERNWLDRRTWAVMVDLSTLNTDAGLLCSISVVFEMSQLGVVNSSLSVYSFSLADFNIETSAEIYLYMAILIFFLAYLVDEGYVITQERAAYVRSVYNLLNFALKCIFTVLIALFLWKHFLAVRMIRFYLADPENFIPFHAISEVDHIVRVTLAFLLFLTILKTLRYSRFFYDVRLAQRAVQAALPSLCHMALVVSVYLFVYMAFGYLVFGQHEWNYSNLVHATQTIFSYCVSAFQNTEFSSNRALGVLFLSSFMLVMICILINLFQAVILSAYEEMKQPVYEEPSDEVEAIAYLCGKLRATFSFLISPSRKKGEPDFFDDMLYGQPEKNSRRYLGLKTRNINGKKMVYLVV